In one Lolium rigidum isolate FL_2022 chromosome 3, APGP_CSIRO_Lrig_0.1, whole genome shotgun sequence genomic region, the following are encoded:
- the LOC124698575 gene encoding zinc transporter 2-like, with protein sequence MRWNEAFLVLGTQFAGGVFLGTAMMHFLSDANETFGDLVPDKAYPFAFMLACAGYVLTMLAECAISFVVARGRTKPAATVAGALEEGKLSSPSGNGSETQAADAHGDHSAASMLRNASTLGDSILLIAALCFHSVFEGIAIGVAAEQINLQLDTACVCQNLPAETKADAWKALWTVSLHKIFAAIAMGIALLRMLPNRPLFSCIAYAFAFAISSPIGVGIGIVIDATTQGKVADWVFAISMGLATGIFIYVSVNHLLSKGYKPQRPVAADTPLGRWLAVVFGVGVIAVVMIWDT encoded by the exons ATGCGGTGGAACGAGGCGTTCCTGGTGCTGGGCACGCAGTTCGCCGGAGGGGTCTTCCTCGGGACCGCCATGATGCACTTCCTCAGCGACGCCAACGAGACCTTTGGCGACCTCGTCCCGGACAAGGCCTACCCGTTCGCCTTCATGCTCGCCTGCGCCGGATACGTCCTCACCATGCTCGCCGAGTGCGCCATCTCCTTCGTCGTCGCGCGCGGCCGGACAAAGCCCGCCGCCACCGTTGCAG GAGCGCTGGAGGAGGGCAAGCTGAGCAGCCCCAGTGGCAACGGCTCCGAAACACAAGCTGCT GACGCACACGGCGATCACTCCGCGGCATCCATGCTGCGCAATGCCAGCACCCTCGGCGACAGCATACTCCTCATCGCGGCTCTCTGTTTCCACTCCGTCTTCGAAGGCATCGCCATCGGAGTCGCCG CTGAACAAATTAACTTGCAGCTTGATACGGCTTGCGTTTGTCAAAACCTACCTGCAGAGACGAAAGCCGACGCATGGAAGGCGCTCTGGACGGTCAGCCTGCATAAGATcttcgcggcgatcgccatgggcATCGCCCTGCTCCGGATGCTTCCCAACCGCCCCCTCTTCTCCTGCATCGCCTACGCATTCGCCTTCGCCATCTCCAGCCCCATCGgcgtcggcatcggcatcgtcatCGACGCGACCACGCAGGGCAAGGTGGCGGACTGGGTCTTCGCCATCTCCATGGGCCTTGCCACGGGCATCTTCATCTACGTCTCCGTCAACCACCTCCTCTCCAAGGGGTACAAGCCTCAGAGGCCCGTCGCCGCCGACACGCCTCTTGGACGGTGGCTCGCCGTCGTGTTCGGCGTCGGTGTCATCGCTGTCGTCATGATATGGGACACCTGA
- the LOC124698574 gene encoding uncharacterized protein LOC124698574: MKSLAGDSPTSAPLLQATKIAIPAVSSVGGAAEAAVLGKGRYKVWALAAIALLALWSMSAASVSLRWSAGDLAAFGSGDLDAPLRDDLDSLEMEEREKLVGRMWDMYTRTSDEVRLPRFWQEAFEAAYEELAGDDMQVRDAAISEIARMSAHRLELEQPVKANEVDGKDNIRNNDHGGVKL, from the exons ATGAAGTCACTCGCCGGCGACAGCCCCACCTCCGCGCCGCTTCTGCAGGCGACCAAGATCGCCATCCCCGCCGTCTCCTCCGTCGGAGGGGCCGCGGAGGCCGCGGTCCTGGGCAAGGGGCGCTACAAGGTGTGGGCCCTCGCCGCCATCGCGCTCCTCGCGCTCTGGTCCATGTCCGCCGCCTCCGTCTCCCTACGCTGGTCCGCCGGCGACCTCGCCGCCTTCGGCTCAGGGGACCTAGACGCGCCGCTCCGGGACGACCTCGACTCCCTC GAGATGGAGGAAAGGGAGAAACTGGTTGGTCGGATGTGGGACATGTACACGCGCACCAGCGACGAGGTACGCCTTCCACGCTTCTGGCAGGAAGCCTTCGAGGCTGCCTACGAGGAGCTTGCTGGTGACGATATGCAGGTCCGGGATGCGGCCATCTCTGAGATTGCTCGAATGTCTGCCCACaggcttgagcttgagcagccggTGAAGGCAAACGAG GTAGATGGTAAGGATAACATCAGGAATAATGATCATGGCGGAGTGAAGCTGTAG
- the LOC124702642 gene encoding ATP-dependent Clp protease proteolytic subunit 6, chloroplastic-like, whose amino-acid sequence MAPMAISTPLAVRASPSRLHSHRRSGSSACPGLRGLQVVTPGVSARFNERIHCQSYLRQNTIMASQSENPPLMPAIMTPGGPLDLATVLLGNRIIFIGQYINSQVAQRVISQLVTLSAIDEEGDILIYLNCPGGSLYSILAIYDCMSWIKPKVGTVCFGVVASQAAIILAGGEKGMRYAMPNARVMIHQPQGGSEGNTEEVRRQVEETVYARDKVDKMFAAFTGQPVDMVQQWTERDRFMSASEAMDFGLLDALLETRL is encoded by the exons atGGCGCCCATGGCCATCTCCACCCCTCTCGCCGTCCGCGCCTCTCCCTCCCGCCTACACTCGCACAG GCGGAGTGGAAGCAGTGCCTGCCCGGGCCTCCGAG GACTGCAAGTTGTAACACCTGGTGTTTCTGCACGGTTCAATGAGAGGATACACTGTCAATCTTATCTGAG GCAAAATACAATCATGGCATCACAGAGTGAAAATCCACCTTTAATGCCTGCTATCATGACTCCCGGTGGCCCTCTTGATCTGGCAACGGTACTGTTGGGAAATCGTATAATCTTCATTGGTCAATATATTAACTCACAAGTGGCACAGCGTGTAATATCACAGCTTGTCACACTTTCCGCTATTGACGAAGAGGGTGATATTCTG ATCTATCTTAACTGTCCTGGCGGaagtctctattccatattagcaATTTATGATTGCATGTCCTGG ATCAAACCGAAAGTTGGAACAGTGTGCTTTGGTGTTGTTGCTAGCCAAGCAGCGATCATTCTCGCAGGCGGTGAGAAGGGAATGCGCTATGCAATGCCTAATGCTAGAGTAATGATTCATCAACCTCAAGGTGGATCAGAG GGTAACACAGAAGAGGTGAGACGACAAGTTGAGGAAACAGTTTATGCTCGAGAT AAAGTTGACAAAATGTTTGCTGCTTTCACGGGGCAACCCGTCGATATGGTGCAACAGTGGACCGAGAGGGATCGCTTCATGTCTGCCTCCGAG GCCATGGATTTCGGACTACTCGACGCACTGCTGGAAACAAGATTGTAG